Proteins from a genomic interval of Lysobacter stagni:
- the rng gene encoding ribonuclease G: MSEEILVNVTPRETRVAVVENGMLQELHIERGWRRGVVGNIYKGKVQRVMPGMQAAFVEIGLERAAFLHAADIVKPTPVAEGESEGEEAPLPPTPTRPIAELLREGQEIIVQVVKDPIGSKGARLTTQLSIPSRYLVLLPRTRVVGVSARIEDEAERARLKNHITSFAPAGDGHGYIVRTNAEGQPEEQLGEDVAYLGRVWGLIEERARSARVGERVYEDLNLPMRAVRDLMRKDVEKVRVDSRETCERLRVFAAQYMPGLDEKIEHYTGARPIFDLYGVEDEIQRALDKEVPLKSGGYLVIDQTEAMTTVDINTGSFLGQRNLEETVYRTNLEAAQSVARQLRLRNLGGIIIIDFIDMTDAEHKRQVLRQLEKSLARDHAKTTVYEFSPLGLVEMTRKRTTESLERQLSEPCHECGGRGTLKTPETVTYEIFRDIVRQVRQFDAQRLMVIASSKVVARITDEESAAVAELEEFLGKSIRFQADDQYAQEQFDVVLL; encoded by the coding sequence GTGAGCGAAGAGATCCTTGTAAACGTCACCCCGCGCGAGACCCGCGTCGCCGTCGTCGAGAACGGCATGCTGCAGGAACTGCACATCGAACGCGGCTGGCGTCGCGGCGTGGTGGGCAACATCTACAAGGGCAAGGTGCAGCGGGTGATGCCCGGCATGCAGGCGGCCTTCGTCGAGATCGGCCTGGAGCGCGCCGCGTTCCTGCATGCGGCCGACATCGTCAAGCCCACGCCCGTGGCCGAGGGCGAGAGCGAAGGCGAGGAGGCCCCGCTGCCGCCCACGCCGACGCGCCCCATCGCCGAACTCCTGCGCGAAGGCCAGGAGATCATCGTGCAGGTGGTCAAGGACCCGATCGGCAGCAAGGGCGCGCGCCTGACCACGCAGCTGAGCATCCCTTCGCGCTACCTGGTGCTGCTGCCGCGCACGCGCGTGGTGGGGGTGTCGGCGCGCATCGAGGACGAAGCCGAGCGCGCCCGCCTGAAGAACCACATCACGTCCTTCGCTCCCGCCGGCGATGGCCACGGCTACATCGTGCGCACCAACGCCGAAGGCCAGCCGGAAGAACAACTGGGCGAGGACGTGGCGTACCTGGGCCGCGTGTGGGGGCTGATCGAGGAGCGTGCACGCAGCGCGCGCGTCGGCGAGCGCGTGTACGAGGATCTCAACCTGCCCATGCGCGCCGTGCGCGACCTCATGCGCAAGGACGTGGAGAAGGTGCGCGTGGACTCGCGCGAGACCTGCGAGCGCCTGCGCGTGTTCGCGGCGCAGTACATGCCCGGCCTGGACGAGAAGATCGAGCACTACACCGGCGCGCGCCCCATTTTCGACCTGTATGGCGTCGAGGATGAGATCCAGCGCGCGCTGGACAAGGAAGTGCCGCTCAAGTCCGGCGGCTACCTGGTCATCGACCAGACCGAAGCGATGACGACGGTGGACATCAACACCGGCTCGTTCCTCGGCCAGCGCAACCTCGAGGAGACGGTGTACCGCACCAACCTCGAAGCGGCGCAGTCGGTGGCGCGCCAGCTGCGCCTGCGCAACCTGGGCGGCATCATCATCATCGACTTCATCGACATGACCGATGCCGAGCACAAGCGCCAGGTGCTGCGGCAGCTGGAGAAGTCGCTCGCGCGCGACCACGCCAAGACCACGGTGTACGAGTTCTCGCCGCTGGGCCTGGTGGAGATGACGCGCAAGCGCACCACCGAAAGCCTGGAGCGCCAGCTCAGCGAGCCGTGTCACGAATGCGGCGGGCGCGGCACGTTGAAGACACCGGAAACGGTGACGTACGAGATTTTCCGCGACATCGTCCGGCAGGTGCGTCAGTTCGACGCGCAGCGGTTGATGGTGATCGCCTCGTCGAAGGTCGTCGCGCGCATCACCGATGAAGAGTCGGCGGCCGTGGCGGAGCTGGAGGAATTCCTGGGCAAGTCGATCCGCTTCCAGGCGGACGACCAGTACGCGCAGGAGCAGTTCGATGTCGTTCTGCTGTAA
- the tldD gene encoding metalloprotease TldD, whose product MTLPIQIAETRLLLPAGLDAGGLERTFGTLMGPGVDFGDLYFQHSRRESWTVEDGIVKDGAHSIEQGVGVRAISGEKTGFAYSDEINTQALLSASKSARAIARDGSVHPAHALVRNGGRELYAPEDPIDGYANEAKVEALRRIDKLLRAADPRVQQVMVSLSGGVDTVLVARTDGVLAADVRPLVRLNVQVIVEQNGRRESGYAGGGGRYSYAELLDGDKPERLAREALRQALVNLEAIDAPAGVMPVVLGSGWPGVLLHEAVGHGLEGDFNRKGTSTYAGRIGQRVASPGVTIVDDGTLAGRRGSLNVDDEGTPTHCTTLIEDGMLVGYMQDTLNARLMGMAPTGNGRRESFAHLPMPRMTNTYMLAGQHDPEEMIRSVKKGLYAVNFGGGQVDITSGKYVFSATEAYLIEDGKITAPVKGATLIGNGPETMQRVKMIGHDLALDEGVGVCGKDGQSVPVGVGQPSLLIDQLTVGGTQA is encoded by the coding sequence ATGACCCTGCCCATCCAGATCGCCGAAACCCGCCTCCTGCTGCCCGCCGGCCTGGACGCGGGTGGCCTTGAGCGCACGTTCGGCACCCTGATGGGCCCCGGCGTCGATTTCGGCGACCTGTATTTCCAGCATTCGCGCCGCGAGAGCTGGACGGTGGAGGACGGCATCGTCAAGGACGGTGCGCATTCCATCGAGCAGGGCGTGGGCGTGCGCGCGATCAGCGGCGAGAAGACGGGCTTCGCCTATTCGGACGAGATCAACACGCAGGCGCTGCTGTCGGCCTCGAAGTCGGCGCGTGCGATCGCGCGCGATGGTTCCGTGCACCCCGCGCACGCACTGGTGCGCAACGGCGGCCGCGAGCTCTATGCGCCCGAAGACCCCATCGACGGTTACGCCAACGAAGCCAAGGTCGAAGCGCTGCGCCGCATCGACAAGCTGCTGCGCGCGGCCGATCCGCGCGTGCAGCAGGTGATGGTGAGCCTGTCCGGTGGCGTGGACACCGTGCTGGTGGCGCGCACCGACGGTGTGCTTGCCGCCGACGTGCGTCCGCTGGTGCGTCTGAACGTGCAGGTCATCGTCGAGCAGAACGGTCGCCGCGAGAGCGGCTACGCCGGCGGCGGTGGGCGCTACAGCTACGCCGAACTGCTCGACGGCGACAAGCCGGAAAGACTGGCGCGCGAAGCACTGCGCCAGGCGCTGGTGAACCTGGAAGCCATCGACGCACCGGCCGGCGTGATGCCGGTGGTGCTGGGCAGCGGCTGGCCGGGCGTGCTGCTGCACGAAGCGGTGGGCCATGGCCTGGAAGGCGACTTCAACCGCAAGGGCACATCCACCTACGCCGGCCGCATCGGCCAGCGCGTGGCTTCGCCGGGCGTGACCATCGTCGACGACGGCACGCTGGCCGGACGTCGCGGTTCGCTCAACGTCGACGACGAAGGCACACCCACCCACTGCACCACGCTGATCGAGGATGGCATGCTGGTGGGCTACATGCAGGACACGCTCAACGCGCGCCTGATGGGCATGGCGCCCACCGGCAACGGTCGTCGTGAATCGTTCGCGCACCTGCCGATGCCGCGCATGACCAACACCTACATGCTCGCCGGCCAGCACGATCCGGAAGAGATGATCCGCTCGGTGAAGAAGGGCCTGTACGCGGTCAACTTCGGCGGCGGCCAGGTCGACATCACCAGCGGCAAGTACGTGTTCTCCGCGACCGAGGCGTATCTGATCGAGGACGGAAAGATCACCGCGCCGGTGAAGGGTGCCACGCTGATCGGAAACGGCCCCGAGACGATGCAGCGCGTGAAGATGATCGGCCACGACCTCGCGCTGGACGAAGGCGTCGGTGTGTGCGGCAAGGATGGCCAGAGCGTCCCGGTGGGCGTCGGCCAGCCGTCGCTGCTGATCGACCAGCTGACGGTGGGCGGTACGCAGGCGTGA
- a CDS encoding YhdP family protein, whose protein sequence is MPTPLRRRMRLARRGVAYAIALSLVLVALLLALASQVLPLAESNPQRIAAWLSERAGRPVTFDRVETAWTRRGPLLRLDNLRVGAGNQAFTVGDAEMLVAVYAGLLPGHAFSELRLRDLDLTLERADDGRWKVRGLPGQEQPAQRDPLSALEGLGELQVIGGKLRVIAPAFGLDARIPRIDMRLRVDGPRVRAGVRAWPSDGVPGAASSPLYAVLDFDRKQGDGRAYVGARRADLAAWSPLLQIAGIGSESGQGRAEAWADLRGHRITRVLADVALERVGLRGAALESGAVPRVAFSRVEALARWQIIDGGWRADAPKLRIDSTGLPQKLDGLAVAGGERFALLADRIDAGPLLAAAALSDRLAPGLRVWLQNTRPQASLQRIEVAGVRGGAMRAHARIASFGFGAVGNAPGLNGLAGEFDGDADGFMLQLDPSSPMRFDWPSGFGVTHAVSLHGSVGGWREGAGWRVGTSDLHVKGENFGVRARGGLWWQGDGTRPWIDIAADIDETQVPAAKGFWIRHLMPPRVVEWLDNALVGGRLLDGHAVVSGDLDDWPFRDRNGLFEARARLDNASVKFQPDWPAMEGLNANVAFIADGFTVDGQGRLAGVGVQQVHAAIDHYRDGALTVQAQGVADAQQLVQLLRESPLQKEHGDTLRSISASGPAKVGFAMNMPLHTGATTSIDGTVELKDAKLADPRWKLAFDQVNGRAEYGRGGFRADNLKVRHEGQPGSLSLRAGEAYVRDKGNVFEAGLDAQMSAPELLDRAPELAWLKPHVSGRSAWTVGIAIPKAAPGKTAPTLLQLQTNLVGTALDLPAPLRKAAGDALATSVETPLPMGSGDVRVNLGSVIAVRARSTTDSMGASRTGIRLALGSNHVDDVPPARGLVATGRAASLDAIDWIGLLHGDGGNGLTLQRIDVTAQRLNLLGGVFPDTHLVVVPAPQGATAVQAEGAALQGAVLIPAAEGAAIAGRFDRMYWRAPKRAAASAATDAAAPVAPAEDPFNPAKIPPLTIDIADLRVSDAHLGEAKLRTQPTATGMRIAQVQMRAPKQNIDVTGDWTGRGNVARTALDVRIESQDLGQMLSGFGMGQQLAGGNGTMHFDAAWAGSPAAFNLATLDGSLEAKIRDGRLLEVEPGAGRVLGLLSLAQLPRRLMLDFRDFFSKGFAFNEAGGTVRFANGTAHSDDMMIDGPAASIAIRGSANLRAQSFDQTIEVRPKAGNLLTVAGAIAGGPVGAAIGAAANAVLQRPLGQMTSRTYRVTGPWKEPKVEVVGSEQGRAEAEASPPSG, encoded by the coding sequence ATGCCAACGCCGCTGCGCCGCCGCATGCGCCTGGCCCGTCGCGGGGTGGCCTACGCCATCGCACTTTCGCTGGTGCTGGTCGCGCTGCTGCTGGCGTTGGCCAGCCAGGTATTGCCGCTGGCCGAGAGCAATCCGCAGCGCATCGCGGCATGGTTGAGCGAGCGCGCCGGCCGGCCTGTGACGTTCGATCGTGTCGAGACGGCGTGGACGCGACGCGGCCCGCTGCTGCGTCTGGACAACCTGCGCGTGGGCGCGGGAAACCAGGCATTCACCGTGGGCGACGCGGAGATGCTGGTGGCCGTCTACGCGGGCCTGTTGCCGGGCCATGCGTTCTCCGAACTGCGCCTGCGCGATCTGGATCTCACGCTCGAACGTGCCGACGACGGCCGCTGGAAAGTACGGGGCCTGCCGGGCCAGGAGCAACCCGCGCAGCGCGATCCGCTGTCCGCGCTGGAGGGTCTGGGCGAGTTGCAGGTGATCGGCGGCAAGCTGCGCGTCATCGCGCCGGCGTTCGGTCTGGACGCGCGCATTCCACGCATCGACATGCGCCTGCGCGTGGATGGCCCGCGCGTGCGCGCCGGTGTGCGCGCCTGGCCCAGCGACGGCGTACCGGGCGCGGCCTCGTCGCCGTTGTATGCGGTGCTCGATTTCGACCGCAAGCAGGGCGACGGCCGCGCTTACGTGGGCGCGCGTCGCGCCGACCTGGCCGCGTGGTCGCCGCTGCTGCAGATCGCCGGCATCGGCAGCGAGTCCGGACAGGGACGCGCCGAAGCCTGGGCCGACCTGCGCGGCCATCGCATCACCCGCGTGCTGGCCGACGTCGCGCTCGAGCGCGTCGGTCTGCGCGGTGCCGCGCTTGAGAGCGGTGCGGTGCCGCGCGTCGCGTTCTCGCGCGTGGAGGCGCTCGCGCGCTGGCAGATCATCGATGGCGGCTGGCGTGCGGACGCGCCGAAGCTGCGCATCGACAGCACCGGCCTGCCGCAGAAACTCGACGGACTGGCCGTGGCGGGCGGCGAGCGCTTCGCGCTGCTGGCCGACCGCATCGATGCCGGTCCGCTGCTGGCCGCAGCGGCGTTGAGCGACCGTCTCGCGCCGGGTCTGCGGGTGTGGTTGCAGAACACACGGCCGCAGGCATCGCTGCAGCGCATCGAAGTCGCCGGCGTGCGCGGCGGTGCGATGCGCGCGCATGCCCGCATCGCCTCGTTCGGATTCGGCGCCGTCGGCAACGCACCCGGCCTCAATGGCCTGGCAGGCGAATTCGACGGCGACGCGGACGGCTTCATGCTGCAGCTCGATCCGTCCTCGCCCATGCGTTTCGACTGGCCCAGCGGCTTTGGCGTGACGCACGCGGTGTCGCTGCACGGTTCGGTCGGCGGCTGGCGCGAGGGTGCCGGCTGGCGCGTGGGCACCTCGGACCTGCACGTGAAGGGCGAGAACTTCGGTGTGCGTGCGCGTGGCGGTCTGTGGTGGCAGGGCGACGGCACGCGTCCGTGGATCGACATCGCCGCCGACATCGACGAAACCCAGGTGCCGGCCGCAAAGGGCTTCTGGATCCGTCACCTCATGCCGCCTCGCGTGGTCGAATGGCTCGACAACGCATTGGTCGGCGGTCGCCTCCTCGACGGTCACGCGGTCGTGTCCGGCGACCTGGACGACTGGCCTTTCCGCGATCGCAACGGCCTGTTCGAAGCGCGCGCGCGTCTGGACAACGCTTCCGTCAAGTTCCAGCCCGACTGGCCGGCGATGGAAGGGCTCAACGCCAACGTCGCCTTCATCGCGGACGGATTCACCGTGGACGGGCAGGGGCGCCTGGCGGGCGTCGGCGTCCAGCAGGTGCACGCGGCGATCGATCACTACCGCGACGGTGCGCTCACCGTGCAGGCGCAGGGCGTTGCGGACGCGCAGCAACTGGTGCAGCTGCTGCGCGAGAGTCCGCTGCAGAAGGAACACGGCGACACGCTCCGGAGCATCAGCGCGAGCGGGCCGGCCAAGGTCGGTTTCGCCATGAACATGCCGCTGCATACGGGGGCGACGACGTCGATCGACGGCACCGTCGAACTCAAGGACGCCAAGCTGGCCGATCCGCGCTGGAAGCTGGCGTTCGACCAGGTCAATGGCCGTGCGGAATACGGTCGCGGCGGGTTCCGTGCCGACAACCTCAAGGTGCGGCACGAAGGACAGCCGGGCTCGCTGTCGCTGCGCGCGGGCGAGGCTTACGTGCGCGACAAGGGCAACGTGTTCGAAGCCGGACTCGACGCGCAGATGTCGGCGCCCGAACTGCTGGATCGGGCACCGGAGCTGGCGTGGCTGAAGCCGCACGTGAGCGGGCGTTCGGCGTGGACGGTGGGGATCGCCATTCCCAAGGCCGCGCCCGGCAAGACCGCGCCGACGCTGCTGCAGTTGCAGACCAATCTGGTCGGCACCGCGCTGGATCTACCTGCGCCGCTGCGCAAGGCTGCTGGCGACGCGCTGGCCACGTCGGTGGAAACGCCGTTGCCGATGGGTAGTGGCGATGTGCGCGTGAACCTGGGCAGCGTGATCGCGGTGCGCGCACGCAGCACCACCGACTCGATGGGTGCGAGCCGGACGGGCATCCGCCTGGCGCTGGGCAGCAATCATGTCGATGACGTGCCGCCCGCGCGTGGGCTGGTCGCGACCGGGCGTGCCGCCAGCCTGGACGCGATCGACTGGATCGGGCTGTTGCACGGCGACGGCGGCAATGGCCTGACACTGCAACGCATCGATGTCACCGCGCAGCGCCTGAATCTGCTGGGCGGCGTGTTTCCCGACACGCACCTGGTGGTGGTGCCCGCGCCGCAGGGCGCGACCGCGGTGCAGGCCGAAGGTGCGGCGCTGCAGGGCGCGGTGCTCATTCCCGCGGCCGAAGGCGCGGCCATCGCCGGCCGCTTCGACCGCATGTACTGGCGCGCGCCCAAGCGGGCTGCAGCGTCAGCCGCAACCGATGCCGCCGCACCCGTGGCGCCAGCGGAGGATCCGTTCAATCCGGCGAAGATTCCGCCGCTCACCATCGACATCGCCGACCTGCGCGTGTCCGACGCGCACCTGGGCGAAGCGAAGCTGCGCACGCAGCCGACCGCGACCGGCATGCGCATCGCGCAGGTGCAGATGCGCGCGCCCAAGCAGAACATCGACGTGACCGGCGACTGGACCGGGCGCGGCAACGTCGCACGCACGGCGCTGGACGTACGCATCGAAAGCCAGGACCTGGGGCAGATGCTGTCGGGCTTCGGCATGGGTCAGCAGCTGGCCGGCGGCAACGGCACGATGCATTTCGACGCGGCGTGGGCCGGGAGCCCGGCCGCGTTCAACCTGGCCACGCTGGATGGCAGTCTGGAGGCGAAGATCCGCGACGGCCGGCTGCTCGAAGTCGAGCCCGGCGCCGGTCGCGTGCTGGGCCTGCTCAGCCTGGCCCAGTTGCCGCGCCGCCTGATGCTGGACTTCCGTGATTTCTTCTCCAAGGGCTTCGCCTTCAACGAAGCCGGAGGAACGGTGCGCTTCGCCAACGGCACCGCGCACAGCGACGACATGATGATCGACGGCCCGGCCGCATCGATTGCCATACGCGGCAGCGCCAACCTGCGCGCGCAGAGCTTCGACCAGACCATCGAAGTGCGCCCCAAGGCCGGCAACCTGCTGACCGTGGCCGGGGCCATCGCCGGCGGTCCGGTCGGCGCGGCCATCGGCGCGGCGGCCAACGCCGTGCTGCAGCGCCCGCTGGGGCAGATGACCTCCCGCACCTACCGCGTCACAGGACCGTGGAAGGAGCCCAAGGTCGAGGTGGTGGGCAGCGAGCAGGGACGCGCCGAGGCCGAGGCCTCACCGCCGTCGGGCTGA
- a CDS encoding polyprenyl synthetase family protein: protein MADLAGWRERADAALQRALPDPSSPPQRLHAAMRHAVLLGGKRMRPMLVYAAGALFDVRADVLDAPAVAVELIHAYSLVHDDLPAMDDDALRRGQPTVHVAFDEATAILAGDALQSLAFEVLANTGASDSIRVELLRTLAIASGAAGMCGGQALDLAATGNGTSLSVSQLETLHSLKTGALIRASVRMGALCGGASPDDLARLDRYADALGLAFQVRDDLLDIEGDSATLGKTAGKDVAQDKATFPALIGRDASRARLDELRAAMADALAPFGARADGLAELGRMAIERDR, encoded by the coding sequence ATGGCTGACCTCGCCGGCTGGCGCGAACGCGCCGACGCCGCGCTGCAACGCGCACTGCCCGATCCTTCATCGCCGCCGCAACGCCTGCACGCGGCGATGCGCCATGCCGTCCTGCTCGGCGGCAAGCGCATGCGGCCGATGCTGGTGTACGCCGCCGGCGCGCTGTTCGACGTGCGCGCGGACGTGCTGGACGCGCCCGCCGTCGCGGTCGAACTGATCCATGCCTATTCGCTGGTGCACGACGACCTGCCCGCGATGGACGACGACGCCCTGCGTCGCGGTCAGCCGACGGTGCACGTCGCCTTCGACGAAGCCACCGCCATCCTTGCGGGCGATGCATTGCAGTCGCTCGCGTTCGAGGTGCTGGCGAACACGGGCGCCAGTGATTCCATCCGCGTCGAGCTGCTGCGCACGCTGGCCATCGCCTCCGGCGCCGCCGGCATGTGCGGCGGGCAGGCGCTGGACCTGGCGGCGACCGGCAACGGCACCTCGCTTTCCGTTTCGCAGCTGGAAACGCTGCACTCGCTCAAGACCGGGGCGCTCATCCGCGCGTCGGTGCGCATGGGCGCGCTCTGCGGTGGCGCTTCCCCGGACGATCTGGCCCGCCTCGATCGCTACGCGGACGCGCTGGGCCTGGCCTTCCAGGTGCGCGACGACCTGCTCGACATCGAAGGCGACAGCGCCACGCTCGGCAAGACCGCCGGCAAGGACGTGGCGCAGGACAAGGCCACCTTCCCCGCGTTGATCGGACGCGACGCCTCGCGCGCGCGCCTGGACGAACTGCGCGCCGCGATGGCGGATGCGCTGGCCCCGTTCGGCGCGCGTGCCGACGGGCTGGCCGAGCTGGGCAGGATGGCGATCGAACGCGATCGCTGA
- the yjgA gene encoding ribosome biogenesis factor YjgA, whose product MRGRDEESGEFFSPSRSQNRRDALEVLALGEKLVALTEAQLAKLPIPDSLLPHIRDCRRITAHIAHKRQLAYLAKQMRREDDDVLDAIRDALDEDGEAARREVAAMHRVEAWRERLLADGDAALAQLLDEYPTADRQHLRALVRGAVDERNKNKPPRQFRELYRELRELIVGGSAGTDEEDADNVED is encoded by the coding sequence ATGCGTGGCAGAGACGAAGAATCCGGCGAGTTTTTCAGCCCCAGCCGCAGCCAGAACCGGCGCGACGCGCTGGAGGTGCTGGCGCTCGGCGAGAAGCTGGTGGCGTTGACCGAGGCGCAGCTGGCGAAGCTGCCGATCCCCGATTCGCTGCTCCCGCACATCCGCGATTGCAGGCGCATCACCGCGCACATCGCGCACAAGCGCCAGCTGGCGTACCTGGCCAAGCAGATGCGCCGCGAGGACGACGACGTGCTCGACGCGATCCGCGACGCGCTCGACGAGGACGGCGAAGCGGCGCGGCGCGAGGTCGCGGCGATGCATCGCGTCGAAGCGTGGCGTGAACGCCTGCTCGCCGACGGCGACGCCGCGCTGGCGCAGCTGCTCGACGAATACCCTACGGCCGACCGCCAGCACCTGCGCGCCCTGGTGCGCGGCGCGGTGGACGAGCGCAACAAGAACAAGCCGCCGCGGCAGTTCCGCGAGCTGTACCGCGAACTGCGCGAGTTGATCGTGGGTGGAAGCGCGGGCACTGACGAGGAAGACGCGGACAACGTCGAGGATTGA
- the pmbA gene encoding metalloprotease PmbA: MNVIASPLPAYAASLGDSQARLDVLADLSQRLLESARARGATQAEVSCSEDSGLSVNVRMGEVETVESTRDRGISVTVYFGKRKGSASTADLREDSLDATVEQACAIARHTEDDAAAGLAEADLMATDLREFDSWHPWMIDADRAIDLALASEQAGREADSRIANSDGASVGTGESVSVYANSHGFVGRERSTQHSLSCALIAGQGDAMQRDGWYTFGLSADDLESAATVGRKAAQRAASRLEPRQIATGEYPVLFASEMARSLVGHLLGAVSGGALYRRASFLVDSAGQQLFPDWFAIDEHPFLPRGFRSASFDAEGVATRESPLVKGGVLQRYILGSYSARKLGLATTANAGGVHNLQVEANAGDFDAMLQGMGRGLLVTELMGQGVNTVTGDYSRGAAGFWVENGQIQYPVDGITVAGNLKAMFSAIEAVGSDVDLRSHVRTGSILVGRMTVAGETGE, translated from the coding sequence TTGAACGTGATCGCATCCCCGCTGCCGGCCTACGCGGCCTCCCTCGGCGACAGCCAGGCGCGCCTGGACGTCCTTGCCGACCTCTCGCAGCGCCTGCTGGAGAGCGCCCGCGCCCGCGGAGCCACCCAGGCGGAGGTCTCGTGCTCCGAGGATTCCGGCCTGAGCGTCAACGTCCGCATGGGCGAGGTGGAAACCGTTGAGTCCACGCGCGACCGCGGCATCTCCGTCACGGTGTACTTCGGCAAGCGCAAGGGCAGCGCCAGCACCGCGGACCTGCGTGAAGACAGCCTGGACGCCACGGTCGAACAGGCCTGCGCGATCGCGCGCCACACCGAGGACGACGCCGCCGCCGGCCTGGCCGAGGCCGATCTGATGGCCACCGACCTGCGCGAGTTCGATTCATGGCACCCGTGGATGATCGACGCCGACCGCGCGATCGACCTCGCGCTGGCCAGCGAACAGGCCGGTCGCGAAGCCGATTCGCGCATCGCCAATTCCGATGGCGCGTCGGTGGGCACCGGCGAGAGCGTCAGCGTGTACGCCAACTCGCACGGGTTCGTCGGGCGCGAGCGCAGCACGCAGCACAGCCTCAGCTGCGCGTTGATCGCAGGCCAGGGCGATGCGATGCAGCGCGACGGCTGGTACACGTTCGGTCTGTCGGCCGATGATCTGGAATCGGCCGCGACGGTCGGCCGCAAGGCCGCGCAGCGTGCGGCCTCGCGACTGGAGCCGCGGCAGATCGCCACGGGCGAATACCCCGTGCTGTTCGCCTCGGAAATGGCGCGTTCGCTGGTGGGGCATCTGCTGGGCGCAGTCTCGGGCGGTGCGCTGTACCGCCGCGCCAGCTTCCTCGTCGACTCCGCCGGCCAGCAGCTGTTCCCGGACTGGTTCGCGATCGACGAGCATCCGTTCCTGCCGCGCGGTTTCCGTTCCGCGTCGTTCGATGCCGAAGGCGTGGCCACGCGCGAATCCCCGCTGGTGAAGGGCGGCGTGTTGCAGCGCTACATCCTGGGCAGCTATTCCGCGCGCAAGCTGGGCCTTGCGACCACTGCCAACGCCGGCGGCGTGCACAACCTGCAGGTCGAGGCGAACGCGGGCGACTTCGACGCCATGCTGCAGGGCATGGGCCGCGGTCTGCTGGTCACCGAGCTGATGGGGCAGGGCGTGAACACCGTGACCGGCGACTATTCGCGCGGCGCCGCCGGCTTCTGGGTGGAGAACGGACAGATCCAGTACCCGGTCGACGGCATCACCGTCGCGGGCAACCTCAAGGCCATGTTCTCCGCCATCGAAGCCGTGGGCAGCGACGTGGACCTACGCTCGCACGTGCGGACCGGTTCGATCCTGGTCGGCCGCATGACCGTGGCGGGCGAGACGGGCGAGTGA
- a CDS encoding Maf family protein translates to MLYLASKSPRRHELLGRLLSGQPGAEFGVLDIDIPEHPQPGEPPEDYVRRVAREKAGAGLLRVVGNPAAVVLGSDTEVVLDGEVFGKPADDADAAAMLRRLSGRTHQVISAVSVVSPAREAQAVSVSEVTFAELTPTQIDAYVASGEPHGRAGAYAIQGLAEAFTTRLSGSYSGVMGLPLYETATLLREFGVVK, encoded by the coding sequence ATGCTGTATCTCGCCTCCAAATCCCCCCGCCGTCACGAATTGCTGGGCCGACTCCTGTCGGGCCAGCCCGGTGCCGAATTCGGCGTCCTCGACATCGATATTCCGGAGCATCCGCAACCCGGAGAACCCCCCGAGGACTACGTGCGCCGCGTCGCCCGCGAGAAGGCCGGCGCCGGACTGCTGCGCGTGGTCGGCAACCCGGCCGCGGTCGTGCTGGGGTCGGACACCGAAGTGGTGCTGGACGGTGAGGTCTTCGGCAAGCCGGCCGACGATGCCGATGCCGCGGCCATGCTGCGCCGGCTGTCGGGCCGTACCCACCAGGTCATCTCCGCCGTGTCGGTGGTCTCGCCCGCGCGCGAAGCGCAGGCGGTGTCGGTGTCGGAAGTGACCTTCGCCGAACTGACCCCGACGCAGATCGACGCCTACGTCGCCAGCGGCGAGCCGCACGGCCGCGCCGGCGCCTACGCCATCCAGGGCCTCGCCGAGGCCTTCACCACCCGACTGTCCGGCAGCTATTCCGGTGTCATGGGGCTGCCGCTGTACGAGACGGCCACGCTGCTGCGCGAGTTCGGGGTGGTGAAGTGA
- a CDS encoding DUF4870 domain-containing protein codes for MSENPVDPGQPAAPPPPPPQDHHQSGVAAQERQWAMFAHLAAILGAILTSGIGGWGTFLGPLIIWLVKKESMPFVDDQAKEALNFNITVAIVWVVLWLLVFTFVGIIIAVPGFLITGIAWLVLTIIAAIKANDGIAYRYPFSWRLVK; via the coding sequence ATGAGCGAGAACCCCGTCGATCCGGGCCAGCCCGCAGCCCCACCGCCGCCTCCGCCGCAGGATCACCATCAAAGCGGCGTCGCCGCGCAGGAACGCCAGTGGGCGATGTTCGCGCACCTGGCCGCCATCCTCGGTGCGATCCTGACCTCCGGCATCGGTGGCTGGGGCACGTTCCTCGGGCCGTTGATCATCTGGCTGGTGAAGAAGGAAAGCATGCCCTTCGTCGATGACCAGGCCAAGGAAGCGCTGAACTTCAATATCACCGTGGCGATCGTCTGGGTGGTGCTGTGGCTGCTGGTGTTCACCTTCGTCGGCATCATCATCGCCGTCCCGGGCTTCCTGATCACCGGCATTGCCTGGCTGGTGCTCACCATCATTGCGGCCATCAAGGCCAATGACGGCATCGCGTACCGCTATCCGTTCTCGTGGCGGCTGGTGAAGTAG